In Candidatus Aminicenantes bacterium, a single window of DNA contains:
- a CDS encoding MFS transporter yields MPDRPKLLPAVMTIVAAATLALMGYEMARSAASSIFLAHYHASRLTEALMLLPLVMILLTYAISRLLRRFGPSATYALTLVVSGLVLAATATAARRGVRGSAFVLYVFAQAYIVLIVEQSWAFINSLFSTEDSKRWNGVIIAATTAGSVTGGLLTGLLSERIGSEQVVLCAAVLTVAAMLLSRRAFRQAGPERTAADRQPERLADHFAWDLLRSDPTLGRLALMVIASQSISVLFDIAFHRSLQAAMPLQEPRTAFLGFFFGGVNAVAFGLQLGLCPRLLRRFQVRHILAAIPLLYGAAALAGVALPLLPVLGAAFFLSKTVDYSVFRASKEVLYVPLPFSARYRGKMTIDALIYRSTKGAASALLSLAGLVAGVLPLRLYPLLAIAFGGFWNRVSLGLPEPKSDSGRSLEGD; encoded by the coding sequence ATGCCCGACCGGCCCAAGCTCCTGCCCGCGGTGATGACCATCGTGGCCGCCGCCACCCTGGCCCTGATGGGCTACGAGATGGCCCGGTCGGCTGCTTCCTCTATCTTTCTGGCCCATTACCACGCTAGCCGGCTGACCGAGGCGCTGATGCTGTTGCCCCTGGTCATGATCCTTCTTACCTACGCCATCAGCCGCCTGCTGCGCCGCTTTGGCCCCTCGGCCACGTACGCACTCACCCTGGTCGTATCCGGGCTGGTTTTGGCGGCGACCGCTACCGCCGCCCGCCGCGGCGTCCGCGGTAGCGCGTTCGTGCTCTATGTCTTCGCCCAGGCCTATATCGTGCTGATCGTGGAGCAGTCCTGGGCCTTCATCAACAGCCTGTTCTCGACGGAGGACAGCAAGCGCTGGAACGGCGTGATCATCGCCGCCACGACCGCCGGCTCGGTGACCGGCGGATTGCTCACCGGCCTGCTCTCGGAGCGGATCGGATCGGAGCAGGTCGTCCTTTGCGCCGCCGTCTTGACTGTCGCCGCGATGCTGCTCAGCCGGCGCGCTTTCCGTCAGGCGGGTCCGGAACGGACGGCCGCCGACCGGCAGCCCGAGCGCCTGGCCGACCACTTCGCCTGGGACCTGCTGCGCTCCGATCCCACCCTCGGCCGCTTGGCCCTGATGGTCATCGCCTCGCAGTCGATCTCGGTGCTCTTCGACATCGCCTTCCACCGCAGCCTGCAGGCCGCCATGCCGCTGCAGGAGCCGCGCACCGCCTTCCTCGGCTTCTTCTTCGGCGGCGTCAACGCGGTGGCCTTTGGGCTTCAACTGGGGCTTTGTCCCCGGCTGCTGCGCCGCTTCCAGGTGCGCCACATCCTGGCCGCCATCCCCCTGCTGTACGGAGCCGCCGCTCTGGCCGGCGTCGCCCTGCCGCTGCTGCCGGTCCTGGGGGCGGCCTTCTTCCTCTCCAAAACAGTGGATTACTCGGTCTTCCGCGCTTCCAAAGAAGTGCTCTACGTCCCCCTGCCGTTTTCTGCCCGCTACCGCGGAAAGATGACCATCGACGCGCTGATCTATCGCTCGACCAAAGGAGCCGCGTCGGCGCTCCTCAGCCTGGCCGGCCTCGTCGCCGGTGTCCTGCCGCTTCGGCTCTACCCGCTGCTGGCCATCGCCTTCGGCGGCTTCTGGAACCGGGTCAGCCTGGGGCTGCCCGAACCCAAGTCGGATAGCGGACGATCGCTTGAAGGAGATTGA